The following nucleotide sequence is from Desulfurellaceae bacterium.
GCCGTGAATCCCGACCGCCTGGGCACCGACAATATCGTGCAGCAGCGAATCGCCGACATGCATGACCTGCTCGGGTCGGCAGCCCGCCGCCTCGAGTGCGGCCTCAAAGATGGCCGGGTGAGGCTTGCCGCGTGCAAACTCGCCACCAACAAAAATGGTGTCAAAAAACGCCTCCAGTCCGCTCGTGCTGACTTTGGTGCGCTGCATGGCTGGCGCGCCGTTGGTTAACAGGCTGAGGTGGAAGCGTCGGCTCAGGCGGGACAGCAGCGGCACGACATCGGGAAAGGGTCGGCAGTGGCGGAGGCGGTGTTGCCAGTNNNNNNNNNNNNNNNNNNNNNNNNNNNNNNNNNGCTTCTTGCCACACGGCCATGAGCATGGCCTCGGGCGAGGACAGGTGGCGCAGGTAGCGATCATAGTCGCCCCAGGCCGTTTCTGAGGCCTGGCGGTAGGTCTGGATGAGGTCTGGGGTGGGAATGTCGGGCCATCGCCGGCGTATGATCGCGCAAGCGTGATCGAGCGCTTCCTGAATGGAG
It contains:
- a CDS encoding HAD family hydrolase, translated to WQHRLRHCRPFPDVVPLLSRLSRRFHLSLLTNGAPAMQRTKVSTSGLEAFFDTIFVGGEFARGKPHPAIFEAALEAAGCRPEQVMHVGDSLLHDIVGAQAVGIHG